One segment of Pristis pectinata isolate sPriPec2 chromosome 3, sPriPec2.1.pri, whole genome shotgun sequence DNA contains the following:
- the LOC127568704 gene encoding stathmin-4-like isoform X1, whose amino-acid sequence MSLSAYKKKMKELPLFNMLCSCFNPEPRSRTLYKFDDPADQNWCFISDMEVKELNKRASGLSFEVILKPPSFEGVPEFHTALPKKRDPSLEEIQKKLEAAEERRKCQEAELLKHLAGKREHEREVIQKAIEENNNFIRMAKEKLEQKNEIQKENREAHLAAMLERLQEKDRRAEEVRKNKSLRANAER is encoded by the exons ATGTCGCTCTCTG CCTACAAGAAGAAGATGAAGGAACTCCCTCTCTTCAACATGCTCTGTTCCTGTTTCAACCCTGAGCCACGCAGTAGAACTCTCTACAAATTTGACG ACCCAGCTGACCAGAACTGGTGCTTTATCTCTGACATGGAGGTGAAGGAGTTGAACAAGCGGGCATCTGGCCTCTCCTTTGAGGTCATACTGAAGCCGCCATCCTTTGAAGGGGTCCCAGAATTCCACACAGCACTCCCAAAAAAGCGGGATCCATCCCTGGAGGAGATCCAGAAAAAACTGGAGGCAGCTGAAGAAAGGAGGAAG TGTCAGGAGGCTGAGTTACTGAAACATCTGGCTGGGAAGAGGGAGCACGAGAGGGAGGTGATCCAGAAAGCCATTGAGGAAAACAACAACTTCATCAGGATGGCcaaggagaaactggagcagAAGAACGAGATCCAGAAGGAGAACAGAGAGGCTCACCTGGCAGCCATGCTGGAGCGTCTCCAGGAGAAG GACAGGCGTGCAGAGGAGGTCCGAAAAAATAAAAGTCTTAGAGCCAACGCAGAACGATAG
- the LOC127568704 gene encoding stathmin-4-like isoform X2 — translation MSLSAYKKKMKELPLFNMLCSCFNPEPRSRTLYKFDDPADQNWCFISDMEVKELNKRASGLSFEVILKPPSFEGVPEFHTALPKKRDPSLEEIQKKLEAAEERRKCQEAELLKHLAGKREHEREVIQKAIEENNNFIRMAKEKLEQKNEIQKENREAHLAAMLERLQEKACRGGPKK, via the exons ATGTCGCTCTCTG CCTACAAGAAGAAGATGAAGGAACTCCCTCTCTTCAACATGCTCTGTTCCTGTTTCAACCCTGAGCCACGCAGTAGAACTCTCTACAAATTTGACG ACCCAGCTGACCAGAACTGGTGCTTTATCTCTGACATGGAGGTGAAGGAGTTGAACAAGCGGGCATCTGGCCTCTCCTTTGAGGTCATACTGAAGCCGCCATCCTTTGAAGGGGTCCCAGAATTCCACACAGCACTCCCAAAAAAGCGGGATCCATCCCTGGAGGAGATCCAGAAAAAACTGGAGGCAGCTGAAGAAAGGAGGAAG TGTCAGGAGGCTGAGTTACTGAAACATCTGGCTGGGAAGAGGGAGCACGAGAGGGAGGTGATCCAGAAAGCCATTGAGGAAAACAACAACTTCATCAGGATGGCcaaggagaaactggagcagAAGAACGAGATCCAGAAGGAGAACAGAGAGGCTCACCTGGCAGCCATGCTGGAGCGTCTCCAGGAGAAG GCGTGCAGAGGAGGTCCGAAAAAATAA